The nucleotide window TCTGGATGAATTGTTGAATTAGCCTAATGCAATCTGGCGTGTGGTGGTCCTGTACCAGTGTACGTTGCATAATAACTGTGAAGAGGTGCCAAAGTTTTAGGTTCTCAAATACTAGCGGGAAGAATTCCGAATGGTTGATTCTACCTCTTCTCTGCCTGCGGGGCATGACATTCCGATGCGGTTAGCGAAACTCGGCGATCTGATTCCCCAGGCTTGCAACGCGCTGTTCGCTCTGTCGACAGCATACAGGTGCAAACCTGCGGGGAAATGGGGCGGAATATCGTTGAGTTCGAGCAGGGCGGTGCAGCGCGTGCGCGGTACGGTAAGCGACTGTTGCCTGATCTGGCGAAGGCCTTGACCGCTGAGTTTGGTAAGGGCCTTGATGCATCGAAGCTGCGGTACATGCGCCTGTTTTACCAAGCGTTCTCAGAGTGTGACGCACTGCGTCACGAATTGAGCTGGACGATTACCGGAAGCTCCTACGCGTAGAGGGCGACGCGGCTCGGCAGTGGTACATGAACGAAGCCGTGGCACAGAACTGGAGTTCTCGTGCTCTATTAAGGGATAGTTATTTGGCAGGTGCGCGGCACCATTAAATGATCCAAGAAAGTGCAAAGCCGGCCGCCAAGGACCGCGAACAGTAGGTGGGTAGAAAGGTGGGTACGAGGGTGTTTCCAGAATTTTTCATAGGAGGTTCGGATGACACCGTCTCTGCATGAGCACAAGTGACCGGCTTCAATGCCGACGCGAGCAGGCGTATATTTGCATAAGCGTGAAGGCGAAATGGTGCCCAGGTTGCCCGTTCATTGATGTCGCGACCTGCCGAATTGCTGAGCAATAATTTGTCGTAATGAGAGATTCAGAGCTCATAGTCGCAGCGAATCAGCAGTCATGGTATTTCCAATGGTATCCGGACGGCAGGGCCCGCCTGTTTCGCCGTCGAATTCAACGACTTGGCAAAACCCATTGA belongs to Pseudoduganella albidiflava and includes:
- a CDS encoding DUF1016 N-terminal domain-containing protein, producing MGRNIVEFEQGGAARARYGKRLLPDLAKALTAEFGKGLDASKLRYMRLFYQAFSECDALRHELSWTITGSSYA